A part of Magnetospirillum sp. ME-1 genomic DNA contains:
- a CDS encoding methyl-accepting chemotaxis protein — translation MSDQERIIELTATLADVVSRKVEEIKKVTGTTRILALNALIEAARAGEAGKGFAVVAGEVKNVSESIDGITQSLEAEMGAAVDELGKLAGRLRADAAE, via the coding sequence ATGTCTGATCAGGAACGCATCATCGAATTGACCGCCACCCTCGCCGACGTGGTCTCCCGCAAGGTGGAGGAGATCAAGAAGGTGACCGGCACCACCCGCATCCTGGCGCTCAACGCCCTGATCGAAGCCGCCCGCGCCGGCGAGGCCGGCAAAGGCTTCGCCGTGGTGGCCGGCGAGGTGAAGAACGTGTCGGAAAGCATCGACGGCATCACCCAGTCGCTGGAAGCCGAGATGGGCGCCGCCGTCGACGAACTGGGCAAGCTTGCCGGCCGCCTGCGGGCCGACGCCGCCGAATAG
- the scpB gene encoding methylmalonyl-CoA decarboxylase, with product MTGTLIELDGHLAVITMTNQAKRNVLSEVMIDGIIDGLAQASRAKARTVILRAEPGCKVWSAGHDVSELPSAHRDPLGWSDPLRVVIRAIEEFPAPVIALIEGGVWGGACEMALACDMVVATPDSTFALTPAKLGIPYNVSGLLTFMNVTGIHVVREMAFTARPVGAARAQALGIVNHLVEPDAITGFCTDMARDIAKLAPLAIAVMKEEMRVLASAHSITPRMFERVQGLRRQVYDSHDYQEGVRAFREKRPPSFTGE from the coding sequence ATGACGGGTACGCTGATCGAGCTGGACGGCCATTTGGCCGTCATCACCATGACCAACCAGGCCAAGCGCAACGTCTTGTCCGAGGTGATGATCGACGGCATCATCGACGGGCTGGCCCAGGCGTCGCGGGCCAAGGCGCGGACGGTGATCCTGCGGGCCGAGCCTGGCTGCAAGGTGTGGTCGGCGGGCCATGACGTATCCGAGCTGCCCAGCGCCCACCGCGACCCCCTGGGCTGGAGCGATCCCCTGCGCGTGGTGATCCGCGCCATCGAGGAGTTCCCGGCTCCGGTCATCGCCCTGATCGAGGGCGGCGTGTGGGGCGGGGCCTGCGAGATGGCGCTGGCCTGCGACATGGTGGTGGCGACGCCCGATTCCACCTTCGCGCTCACCCCGGCCAAGCTGGGCATTCCCTACAACGTCTCGGGCCTTCTGACCTTCATGAACGTCACCGGCATCCACGTGGTGCGCGAGATGGCGTTCACCGCCCGGCCGGTGGGCGCGGCCCGCGCCCAGGCGCTGGGTATCGTCAACCATCTGGTGGAGCCCGACGCCATCACCGGCTTTTGCACCGACATGGCCCGCGACATCGCCAAGCTGGCGCCCTTGGCCATCGCGGTGATGAAGGAGGAGATGCGGGTGCTGGCCTCGGCCCATTCCATCACGCCGCGCATGTTCGAGCGGGTTCAGGGCCTGCGCCGCCAGGTCTACGACAGCCACGATTACCAGGAAGGGGTCAGGGCCTTTCGCGAGAAGCGCCCGCCCAGCTTCACCGGGGAGTGA
- a CDS encoding exostosin family protein: MTRTGNRVLTVLAPRQLYDFIMETGFIRDVLLSKVDAPVRMVLGEQDRQMQAMDDVLVIDFENRLSAVVNAFAAAPFRNVGVLHMADETLSADCSYYPKVDYVLRNYWRPEALEIPAGSRCQGAIWVPNGYRTGVGPCPAAGLLPFELRTTPMTFIGRTPPELAERHRMMEVIQANDLPARLETTLKFGGEFSAHSYRAVMEDTRFALVPGGNSVETIRLYDALETGAIPVCLDAPFLRDERTAGGIPAVILSSWDELPRWWQSVEADPARYADLQRQVIAWWTAFKERQADRVAELINNAFARSAG, from the coding sequence ATGACACGCACAGGCAACCGGGTCTTAACCGTCCTCGCTCCGCGGCAGTTGTACGACTTCATCATGGAGACGGGCTTCATCCGCGACGTCCTGCTGAGCAAGGTCGATGCTCCGGTGCGGATGGTGCTGGGCGAGCAGGACCGGCAGATGCAGGCCATGGACGACGTTCTGGTCATCGACTTCGAGAACCGGCTGAGCGCGGTGGTCAACGCCTTCGCCGCGGCGCCGTTCCGCAATGTGGGCGTCCTGCACATGGCGGACGAGACGCTTTCCGCCGATTGCTCCTACTACCCCAAGGTCGATTACGTCCTGCGCAATTACTGGCGTCCCGAGGCGCTGGAAATTCCGGCCGGGAGCCGCTGCCAGGGCGCCATTTGGGTGCCCAACGGTTACCGCACCGGCGTCGGCCCCTGCCCCGCTGCGGGTCTGCTGCCCTTCGAATTGCGCACCACCCCCATGACCTTCATCGGCCGCACGCCGCCCGAGCTGGCCGAGCGCCACCGCATGATGGAGGTGATCCAGGCCAACGACCTGCCGGCGCGGCTGGAAACCACCCTGAAGTTCGGCGGCGAGTTCAGCGCCCACAGCTATCGGGCGGTGATGGAAGACACCCGCTTCGCCTTGGTGCCCGGTGGCAACTCGGTCGAAACTATCCGCCTCTACGACGCCCTGGAGACGGGGGCCATTCCGGTCTGCCTTGATGCCCCCTTCCTCAGGGACGAACGAACCGCCGGCGGCATTCCCGCCGTGATCCTGTCCTCGTGGGATGAACTGCCCCGGTGGTGGCAAAGCGTCGAGGCCGATCCCGCACGCTATGCCGATCTCCAGCGCCAAGTCATCGCCTGGTGGACCGCCTTCAAGGAGCGTCAGGCCGACCGGGTGGCGGAGCTGATCAACAATGCCTTCGCCCGGAGCGCGGGATAG
- a CDS encoding valine--tRNA ligase: protein MLEKTYSPTQVEPKHYERWEAQGAFAAHTESNAQPYTIMMPPPNVTGSLHMGHALTFTLQDVLIRYRRMTGKDALWQPGTDHAGIATQMVVERQLEAQKITRHDLGRDDFIKRVWEWKAESGGTITRQLRRLGASPDWAKERFTMDEGLSAAVRKVFVTLHRQGLIYRAKRLVNWDPKLHTAISDLEVEQREVKGHMWHFRYPVDGLENTYITVATTRPETMLGDAAVAVHPEDERYTALVGKMVRLPICNRLIPIVADEYSDPTKGTGAVKITPAHDFNDFQVGVRHSLPQINIFDRDARTNDEVPDGYRGLDRYDARKKVVAEFEALGLLDKIEPHTHMVPYGDRSGVVIEPWLTDQWFVDAATLAKPAIEAVETGKTRFVPKHWENTYYEWMRNIQPWCISRQIWWGHQVPAWYGPDGAFFVEETEEEAAAAALKHYGKAVGLTRDSDVLDTWFSSALWPFSTLGWPEQTPELARYYPGDVLVTGFDIIFFWVARMMMMGIHFMGDVPFRDIYIHALVRDEKGQKMSKSKGNIIDPLDLIDKYGCDALRFTLAALAAQGRDVKLAESRVEGYRNFATKLWNAARFCQMNECRPVQGFDPKAVKETVNRWIAAKTAELAAKVGGAIENYRYDAAAGGCYQFVWGTFCDWYLEFAKPIFNGSDEAAKAETRATAAWVLDQVLHVLHPLMPFITEELWGQIAARDGDLMLRSWPSLDGLAAPEAEEEMDWVVRMISTVRGVRSEMNVPPSAQVDLLVSGLAEAKRGWAKTHADLITRLARLTAFEAQASSERVAQASSHGAAQMVVDEATLVMPLGGVIDVDKERARLDKEIARLEGEIAKVDKKLGNADFMARAPEEVVAEQRERRDDWAQAVAKLREALERLSGA, encoded by the coding sequence ATGCTGGAAAAGACGTATAGCCCCACCCAGGTGGAGCCGAAGCATTACGAGCGTTGGGAAGCCCAGGGCGCCTTCGCCGCCCACACCGAGTCCAACGCCCAGCCCTACACCATCATGATGCCGCCGCCCAACGTGACGGGCAGCCTGCACATGGGCCACGCGCTGACCTTCACCCTGCAGGACGTGCTGATCCGCTATCGCCGCATGACCGGCAAGGATGCCCTGTGGCAGCCGGGTACCGACCACGCCGGCATCGCCACCCAGATGGTGGTGGAGCGCCAGCTGGAAGCGCAAAAGATCACCCGCCACGATCTGGGCCGCGACGACTTCATCAAGCGGGTCTGGGAGTGGAAGGCGGAATCGGGCGGCACCATCACGCGGCAGCTGCGCCGCCTGGGCGCCTCGCCCGACTGGGCCAAGGAGCGCTTCACCATGGACGAGGGCCTGTCGGCCGCCGTCCGCAAGGTGTTCGTCACCCTGCATCGCCAGGGCCTGATCTACCGCGCCAAGCGTCTGGTCAACTGGGACCCCAAGCTGCATACCGCCATTTCTGATCTGGAGGTTGAGCAGCGGGAAGTGAAGGGCCATATGTGGCACTTCAGGTATCCCGTGGATGGCCTTGAAAACACTTATATTACTGTCGCTACCACCCGCCCCGAGACCATGCTGGGCGATGCGGCGGTTGCCGTTCATCCTGAAGATGAGCGCTATACCGCCCTGGTGGGTAAGATGGTGCGGCTACCCATTTGTAATCGCTTGATTCCCATCGTGGCGGACGAGTATTCCGACCCCACCAAGGGCACCGGCGCGGTGAAGATCACCCCGGCCCATGATTTCAACGACTTCCAGGTGGGCGTGCGTCATTCGCTGCCCCAGATCAATATTTTCGACCGCGATGCGCGCACCAACGACGAGGTGCCGGACGGCTATCGCGGCCTGGACCGCTACGACGCCCGCAAGAAGGTGGTCGCCGAGTTCGAGGCGCTGGGCCTGTTGGACAAGATCGAGCCCCACACCCACATGGTGCCCTATGGCGACCGGTCCGGCGTGGTGATCGAGCCCTGGCTGACCGACCAGTGGTTCGTGGACGCCGCGACGCTCGCCAAGCCCGCCATCGAGGCGGTGGAGACCGGCAAGACCCGCTTCGTGCCCAAGCACTGGGAGAACACCTATTACGAATGGATGCGCAACATCCAGCCGTGGTGCATCTCGCGCCAGATCTGGTGGGGCCATCAGGTGCCGGCGTGGTACGGCCCCGACGGGGCGTTCTTCGTCGAGGAGACGGAAGAGGAGGCCGCTGCCGCCGCCCTGAAGCATTACGGCAAGGCGGTCGGGCTGACCCGCGATTCCGACGTGCTGGACACCTGGTTCTCGTCGGCGCTGTGGCCGTTCTCGACGCTGGGCTGGCCGGAGCAGACCCCGGAACTGGCCCGCTATTATCCCGGCGACGTGCTGGTCACCGGCTTCGACATCATCTTCTTCTGGGTCGCCCGGATGATGATGATGGGCATCCACTTCATGGGCGACGTGCCCTTCAGGGACATCTACATCCACGCCCTGGTCCGCGACGAGAAGGGCCAGAAGATGTCCAAGTCCAAGGGCAACATCATCGATCCCCTGGACTTGATCGACAAATACGGCTGCGACGCGCTGCGCTTCACCCTGGCGGCGCTGGCGGCGCAAGGCCGCGACGTCAAGCTGGCCGAGAGCCGGGTGGAAGGCTACCGCAACTTCGCCACCAAGCTGTGGAACGCGGCGCGCTTCTGCCAGATGAACGAGTGCCGCCCGGTGCAAGGCTTCGATCCCAAGGCGGTCAAGGAGACCGTCAACCGCTGGATCGCCGCCAAGACCGCCGAACTGGCCGCCAAGGTGGGCGGCGCCATCGAGAACTACCGCTACGACGCGGCGGCCGGCGGCTGCTATCAGTTCGTCTGGGGCACCTTCTGCGACTGGTACCTGGAATTCGCCAAGCCCATCTTCAACGGCAGTGACGAGGCCGCCAAGGCCGAGACCCGCGCCACCGCCGCCTGGGTGCTGGACCAGGTCCTGCACGTGCTGCATCCCCTGATGCCGTTCATCACCGAGGAATTGTGGGGCCAGATCGCGGCGCGCGACGGCGATCTGATGCTGCGCTCCTGGCCCAGCCTGGACGGCCTTGCCGCGCCGGAGGCCGAGGAGGAGATGGACTGGGTGGTGCGCATGATCTCGACGGTGCGCGGCGTGCGCTCCGAGATGAACGTGCCGCCCTCGGCCCAGGTGGACCTGCTGGTGTCGGGTCTGGCCGAGGCCAAGCGCGGCTGGGCCAAGACCCATGCGGACCTGATCACCCGCCTGGCGCGCCTCACCGCCTTCGAGGCCCAGGCTTCGTCCGAGCGGGTGGCTCAGGCCTCGTCCCACGGCGCCGCCCAGATGGTGGTGGACGAGGCCACCCTGGTGATGCCGCTGGGCGGCGTCATCGACGTGGACAAGGAGCGGGCCCGCCTGGACAAGGAGATCGCCCGTCTGGAGGGTGAGATCGCCAAGGTGGACAAGAAGCTTGGCAATGCCGACTTCATGGCGCGGGCTCCGGAAGAGGTGGTGGCCGAGCAGCGCGAGCGCCGCGACGACTGGGCGCAGGCGGTGGCTAAGCTGCGCGAAGCCCTGGAGCGCCTGTCGGGAGCTTAA
- a CDS encoding DUF2497 domain-containing protein encodes MSDDKAQQEPSMEDILASIRRILSEDEAEDKPKAPEPVAPEPEPEPMPPPEPEPEPEPEPTPTFAQDDIDSLFDTPAPAPEPEPEPEPEPEPEPLPIPEPEPEMDDDILELTDDMVMEEAPEEPEPAFDINDFKADLGEFEPAPVMAAASRVMDDYEPPPPRRAPPPDDEGLMSPPSIDHGASLLTNLAREIVRQKSFGLGNSAVTLEDLVRELLKPILSEWLDQNLPYMIERIVKKEIERMVNRTGEY; translated from the coding sequence ATGAGCGACGACAAGGCCCAGCAAGAACCATCAATGGAGGATATCCTCGCCTCTATCCGACGCATCCTGTCGGAAGATGAAGCCGAGGATAAGCCCAAGGCCCCCGAACCGGTCGCTCCCGAGCCGGAGCCGGAGCCCATGCCTCCGCCCGAGCCCGAACCGGAGCCCGAGCCCGAGCCGACTCCCACCTTCGCCCAGGACGATATCGACTCCTTGTTCGATACGCCGGCCCCGGCCCCCGAGCCGGAGCCCGAACCGGAGCCTGAGCCTGAGCCCGAGCCGCTGCCCATCCCCGAGCCTGAGCCGGAGATGGACGACGACATCCTCGAACTGACCGACGACATGGTCATGGAGGAAGCGCCCGAGGAGCCGGAGCCCGCTTTCGATATCAATGATTTCAAGGCCGATCTCGGCGAGTTCGAGCCGGCCCCCGTGATGGCCGCCGCCAGCCGGGTGATGGACGATTACGAGCCCCCGCCGCCGCGCCGCGCTCCGCCGCCCGACGACGAAGGGCTGATGAGCCCGCCCAGCATCGACCACGGCGCCTCGCTCTTGACCAATCTGGCCCGCGAGATCGTGCGCCAGAAGTCGTTCGGCCTGGGCAACAGCGCCGTCACCCTGGAAGATCTGGTGCGCGAGCTGTTGAAGCCGATCCTGTCGGAATGGCTGGACCAGAACCTGCCCTACATGATCGAGCGCATCGTCAAGAAAGAGATCGAGAGGATGGTAAACCGCACCGGAGAGTACTAA
- a CDS encoding protein-L-isoaspartate O-methyltransferase family protein — MDYAGARFNMVENQIRTNKVHDLLVSGAISSTPREAFLPKSMRGFAYVDEDVSIGGGRYLIEPLVLARLLQAAAVQPTDVVLAIGDATGWASAVLAKLSSTVMALESDADLAARATQALSDQGIDNVAYVSGDPAAGYSAQAPYDVIVYVGAVADVPAALCRQLSDGGRLVAVVDSGTRGAGKVVQVVRVGDTFGRRALFDGSTPYLPGMAPKAGFVF, encoded by the coding sequence ATGGATTACGCCGGCGCCAGATTCAATATGGTCGAGAACCAGATCCGCACCAACAAGGTGCACGATCTGCTGGTATCGGGGGCCATTTCATCGACCCCGCGCGAGGCCTTCCTGCCCAAATCCATGCGCGGCTTCGCCTATGTTGACGAGGACGTGTCCATCGGCGGCGGACGCTATCTGATCGAGCCGCTGGTGCTGGCCCGTCTGCTCCAGGCGGCTGCCGTCCAGCCCACCGACGTGGTGCTGGCCATCGGCGACGCCACCGGCTGGGCCAGTGCCGTGCTCGCCAAACTGTCCAGCACCGTCATGGCGCTGGAAAGCGATGCCGACCTGGCCGCCCGCGCCACCCAGGCCCTGTCCGATCAGGGCATCGACAACGTGGCCTATGTGAGCGGCGATCCGGCCGCCGGCTATTCCGCCCAGGCGCCCTACGACGTCATCGTCTATGTGGGCGCGGTGGCGGACGTTCCTGCCGCCCTGTGCCGCCAGCTGAGCGACGGCGGCCGTCTGGTGGCGGTGGTCGATTCCGGCACCAGGGGCGCCGGCAAGGTGGTGCAGGTGGTGCGGGTGGGCGATACGTTCGGCCGCCGCGCGCTGTTCGACGGCTCCACCCCCTATCTGCCCGGCATGGCGCCCAAGGCCGGCTTCGTGTTCTGA
- a CDS encoding TolC family outer membrane protein, with protein sequence MRKVSCRLIGAACMVVAASTPVAAETLEEVLASTYSSNPTLLARRAKLRSTDEGVPQALSNWRPTVSLTGSVGRGSYDNNTLSKYSMTRTPRTEALTISQPLFRGGRTLAATAQAENSVMSERALLASTEQTILLAAATAYLNVVRDEAVLKLSINNEQVLRKQYEATQERFKVGELTRTDVSQSEARLAKATADRVAAEGNLQSSRANYVNNVGRPPEALAAPATPPALPASLEEVTAQALAANPNVVSADFTHAAAKDNIDLIWGELLPTVSLSADITRGLQNSTMESSYTNRQVLLNLSVPLYESGSVYSRVRASKHTAGQRRIEADQARRDAIETGTKAWESLQAARAQANSYQAQIKASELALAGVREESKVGSRTILDVLNAEQELFDARVNLVKASRDVLAASYQVKSALGQMTAQGLNLPVEVYDPTKHYDDVRGQWIGNGIDKDKGYE encoded by the coding sequence ATGAGGAAGGTAAGCTGTCGGCTGATCGGCGCGGCATGCATGGTTGTGGCCGCCTCGACCCCCGTTGCCGCCGAGACGCTGGAGGAGGTGCTGGCCTCCACCTATTCGTCCAACCCCACCCTGCTGGCCCGGCGCGCCAAGCTGCGTTCCACCGATGAGGGCGTTCCACAGGCGCTGTCCAACTGGCGCCCCACCGTGTCGCTGACCGGGTCCGTCGGCCGGGGCAGCTATGACAACAATACCCTCAGCAAATATTCCATGACCCGCACGCCGCGGACCGAGGCGCTGACCATCAGCCAGCCGCTGTTCCGCGGCGGCCGCACCCTGGCCGCCACCGCCCAGGCCGAGAATTCGGTGATGAGCGAGCGGGCCCTGCTGGCGTCCACCGAGCAGACCATCCTGCTGGCCGCCGCCACCGCCTATCTCAACGTGGTGCGCGACGAGGCGGTCCTTAAGCTCTCCATCAACAACGAGCAGGTGCTGCGCAAGCAGTACGAGGCGACCCAGGAGCGCTTCAAGGTGGGCGAGCTGACCCGCACCGACGTCAGCCAGTCCGAGGCGCGCCTGGCCAAGGCCACCGCCGACCGCGTCGCCGCCGAGGGCAACCTGCAGAGCTCGCGGGCCAATTACGTCAACAATGTCGGCCGCCCGCCCGAGGCGCTGGCCGCTCCCGCCACGCCGCCGGCCCTGCCCGCCAGCCTGGAGGAGGTCACCGCTCAGGCGCTGGCCGCCAATCCCAACGTGGTCTCGGCCGATTTCACCCACGCCGCCGCCAAGGACAACATCGACCTGATCTGGGGCGAGTTGCTGCCGACCGTGTCGCTGTCCGCCGATATCACTCGCGGACTGCAGAATTCGACCATGGAATCCTCCTACACCAACCGGCAGGTCCTGCTGAATCTCAGCGTGCCGCTGTACGAATCGGGCAGCGTCTATTCCCGCGTGCGCGCTTCCAAGCATACCGCCGGCCAGCGCCGCATCGAGGCCGACCAGGCCCGGCGCGACGCCATCGAAACCGGCACCAAAGCGTGGGAGAGCCTGCAGGCGGCCCGCGCCCAGGCCAATTCCTATCAGGCCCAGATCAAGGCCTCGGAACTGGCCCTGGCCGGCGTGCGCGAGGAATCCAAGGTGGGATCGCGCACCATCCTGGACGTGCTGAACGCCGAGCAGGAGCTGTTCGACGCCCGCGTCAATCTGGTCAAGGCCAGCCGCGACGTGCTGGCGGCCTCCTATCAGGTCAAGTCGGCCCTGGGGCAAATGACCGCCCAGGGGCTCAATCTTCCCGTCGAGGTCTATGATCCGACCAAGCACTATGACGATGTCCGTGGCCAATGGATCGGCAATGGCATCGACAAGGACAAAGGATACGAGTAG